GTAACGCCCGTGGACCTGCCCGGCGCGCCCAGGCGGTAGGCTCCCCCGCTGTTTCTGGCTGGGGGCAGGGTGCATGATGGATCATGTCCTCCAGGCTGCCTCTGCGTTTTCCTACCCTGCCTGTGTCGGCCCACCGGCGTGTCCGGGTCCTCTCCAAGGTGACCCAGGCCCTGCTCTCCGCCGTGACCACCGAGGAGGTGGTCCGCGTGATGCTGCGTCAGGGCATGGCGGCCTTTGGGGCCGACAACGGCGCCGTGCTGCTGAAAAACGCAGAGGGCGGCCTGACGCTGGTGGGCGCCGCAGGCTATGAACCAGAGGTCGAGGCCCGCTACGCCACCATTGCCCCGGAGTCCCAGATGCCCGTCATGCGGGCCATGCGCGAAAACCGGGTGCTGTGGCTGGAAGATATGCCCGGCGCCACACAGACCAACCCTGAACTGGCCGTCTACGAACTCCTGATGGGGACGGCGTCGGGGGCAGCCCTGCCCCTCTGGGCCGGCGAGACGCGCGGGGCCATGGCCCTGACCTTCGTCCCGCCCCGTGAGTTTCCGCCGGACGACCGCGCGTTCATGACCACGCTGGCGCGGCAGTGCGCCCAGGCGCTGGACCGCGCCGGGCTGTATACCCGCGCGCGGCAGGACCAGGCCCACCTGCGCGCTCTTTGACGCCTCGCCGGTGGGGGCCGCCCTGGTCGAGCGCCAGACCGGTCTGGTGGTCAAGGTCAACGGCGCGCTGCTGGGGCTGCTCAACGCTTCCGCCGCCGAGGTGGTGGGCCGGCCCATCAGCGATCAGCGCGGCTGGCACGAGAACGGAAGCAGCCACAGCGGCGAATACGAGGTGACCCTGGACCTGCCGCAGGGCCCGCGCCGCCACCTGGCCGTGACGCGACAGGTGGTGGACACCGCCGGCACTCCCTGCGAGGTGCTGTTCGTCCGGGACCTGACCGAACTGCGCCTGAAAGAGGAACACGCCCGGACCCTGGACAGCCAGCTGTGGTATCAGGCCCACCACGATCCCCTGACCGGCCTGCCCAACCGCACCTCACTGCACGCGCGCCTGGACGAGTTGCTCCGTGAGTTGCCAGCCGATCCGGCGCCGGCAGACGCGGCCGCCCAGCCCAGCGTGTGCCTGGCGCAGCTGGATTTCACGGGACTGGAAGAGGTGGACAGCGCGCACGGCTACGCGGCGGGCGACCTGGCCCAGCAGGCGCTGGCCCGGCGGCTGCGCGATCACCTGCCTCCAGGGGGACTGGCTGCCCATACGAACGGCAGCCTCTTTGCCCTGACCTTTGCCTGTTCAGGCAGCGAGCAGGGCATGGCGACGCTGCGTCAGCTGGCTGAGCGCCTGGACGCCGAATTCACGGTGCAGGGCCACCTGGTCAGCCCACGGCTGCGTGCCGGAATCAGCTGGGCGCCGGCCCATGGCCAGACCGCCGACGCCCTGATTCGCACCAGCCTGAGCGCCCTGTCCTACGCGCGCGGGCGCAGCGGCGCCACCCTGGAGGCTTACCGCCCCGCCCTGGATGGACCAGGCCCGTGAACGCCTGACCCTGCAAACCGAACTGCGCGCCGCGCTGGGCACGCCGGGCGGGCTGGTAGTGGCCCTGCAGCCCATCGTGGACACGGCCGCCGGGTGCCTGGCCGCCGCCGAGGCCCCGGTGCGCTGGCCTCACCCGGCACGTGGCCTGCTGCCCCCCGGCGCCTTTTTGGACCTTGCCGAAGACGCCGGGCTGCTGCCCGAGCTGGGCGAGCAGGTCCTGCGGCTGGCGTGCCGGGCGGCGGCCCGCTGGACGGGGAGCGCCGCCCAGGCCCAGGTAAGCGTGAATGTGGCGGCGGCCCAGTTTGAAGCCGGTGACCTGGGGGCCCAGGTCTCAGCGGCCCTGAGTGAAGCTGGGCTCTCGCCCCGCCGCCTGAAGCTGGAACTCTCGGAGCGCTCGGTGCTGGCCGACATTCCGGCGGCCCGCGCGCAGTTGCAGCGCCTGCGGCAAATGGGCGTGGGGGTGGCTCTTGACGACTTTGGCACGGGCTACGCCAACCTGTCGGTGCTGACAGCCCTGCCGATTGATGACCTGAAGATAGACCGCTCGTTTATTACCGACCTGCTCAGCAGCCCCGCCGCCCGCACCCTGGTGGAAAGCGTGGTGGCGCTGGCCCGCCGCCTGGAGATCGGCGTGATTGTCGAAGGCGTCGAAACCGGGGCGCAGTGGCGCGCGCTGCAGCGTCTGGGCTGCACCCGCTTTCAGGGCTACCTGTTCGCCCGCCCGCTGCTCCCCACCGACTTTGAGGCATTTCTGGCGCGACCTGTGCCCCGCTCTGAATGAAAAGGGAGTTGTGAGGATGGTTGGAGACGAGGTAGCCCACAAAGGGAAGATAGGTCGCGCAACCAGACCAGTCGGGTAAGGCTCGGAACATCCCCGCTTACACAGGGAAAACATGCGGATGCTGAACGAGACTGGCTGGCTGAACGGAACATCCCCGCCTACACGGGGAAAACTTCAGGAACACCAGCGTCGTGTCAGCGATGACGGAACATCCCCGCCTACACGGGGAAAACGTCCACAGAGGGTTCCGATTCCAAAGCTTGTCCGGAACATCCCCGCCTACACGGGGAAAACTTCAGCCCGCGCTCAAGCGTGATCGACGACGGCGGAACATCCCCGCCTACACGGGGAAAACGTCGGGGGGCTGGACAGTGCCCTGATCAACGCCGGAACATCCCCGCCTACACGGGGAAAACAACTACACAGAGATATTCGACCTCTCAGACGGCGGAACATCCCCGCCTACACGGGGAAAACTGGCTGGTCGTTCACTCGGAAATCTGGCAGAACGGAACATCCCCGCCTACACGGGGAAAACCACATCTGTCAAACACGCGAACTCTAAAGGCTCGGAACATCCCCGCCTACACGGGGAAAACAATTTATGTTGGACTGGCCACTCGTTCCTGTGCGGAACATCCCCGCCTACACGGGGAAAACCTCCCGAAGATTGTTAACCGAGTCATAGACTCCGGAACATCCCCGCCTACACGGGGAAAACCTCAACGCGGCGGCCGCGACCTCTGTTTCCGCCGGAATATCCCCGCCTACACGGGGAAAACGAGCGCGCGGTCTCCCTGGGCCACCCCCGCGCCGGAACATCCCCGCCTACACGGGGAAAACGCAATGGCGTCATTCACGCGCACCGTGACCGTCGGAACATCCCCGCCTACACGGGGAAAACGTCACCTCCCGCTTCCGCTGCCGCGTAGAGGGCGGAACATCCCCGCCTACACGGGGAAAACACTATGGCGTCGGTGGCGCTGGACATCATCAGCGGAACGTCCCCGCCTACACGGGGAAAACAAGAAGGATGGCGAGTGCTAATGATGTGGCGACGGAACATCCCCGCCTACACAGGGAAAACTTCGGCCAGGCTGGGCAGCACCTGGAGGGGGGCGTATGGCGGAACATCCCCGCCTACACGGGGAAAACGGG
This genomic window from Deinococcus betulae contains:
- a CDS encoding GAF domain-containing protein, with translation MSSRLPLRFPTLPVSAHRRVRVLSKVTQALLSAVTTEEVVRVMLRQGMAAFGADNGAVLLKNAEGGLTLVGAAGYEPEVEARYATIAPESQMPVMRAMRENRVLWLEDMPGATQTNPELAVYELLMGTASGAALPLWAGETRGAMALTFVPPREFPPDDRAFMTTLARQCAQALDRAGLYTRARQDQAHLRAL
- a CDS encoding sensor domain-containing diguanylate cyclase, giving the protein MGAALVERQTGLVVKVNGALLGLLNASAAEVVGRPISDQRGWHENGSSHSGEYEVTLDLPQGPRRHLAVTRQVVDTAGTPCEVLFVRDLTELRLKEEHARTLDSQLWYQAHHDPLTGLPNRTSLHARLDELLRELPADPAPADAAAQPSVCLAQLDFTGLEEVDSAHGYAAGDLAQQALARRLRDHLPPGGLAAHTNGSLFALTFACSGSEQGMATLRQLAERLDAEFTVQGHLVSPRLRAGISWAPAHGQTADALIRTSLSALSYARGRSGATLEAYRPALDGPGP
- a CDS encoding EAL domain-containing protein, whose translation is MDQARERLTLQTELRAALGTPGGLVVALQPIVDTAAGCLAAAEAPVRWPHPARGLLPPGAFLDLAEDAGLLPELGEQVLRLACRAAARWTGSAAQAQVSVNVAAAQFEAGDLGAQVSAALSEAGLSPRRLKLELSERSVLADIPAARAQLQRLRQMGVGVALDDFGTGYANLSVLTALPIDDLKIDRSFITDLLSSPAARTLVESVVALARRLEIGVIVEGVETGAQWRALQRLGCTRFQGYLFARPLLPTDFEAFLARPVPRSE